The Streptomyces sp. NBC_00576 genome contains the following window.
CCGACTCCACCGCCCCGATGTCGTGCCCGTCGATCGGACCGACGTACTTCAGCCCCAGGTCCTCGAACATGCCCTGCGGATTGAACGCGTCCTTGAACCCCTTCTTCGCGCCGTGCAGCGACTCGTAAAGGGTGTTGCCGATGAGGGGGGTGCGCAGCAGTACGTCCTTGCCCCAGGCCAGCACCTGCTCGTAGCTGTCCGTCGTACGCAGGGTCGCGAGGTGGTTGGCGAGTCCTCCGATGGTCGGCGAGTAGGAGCGTTCGTTGTCGTTGACGACGATGATCAGGGGCCGGTCCTTGGCCGCCGCGATGTTGTTGAGCGCCTCCCAGGCCATCCCGCCGGTGAGCGCGCCGTCGCCGATGACCGCGACGACATGCCCCTTCTCGCCCTGCACCTGGCGGGCCTTGGCGAGCCCGTCGGCCCAGCCGAGCGCCGTGGAGGCGTGGCTGTTCTCGATGACGTCGTGCTCGGACTCCTCGCGCGAGGGATAGCCGGACAGGCCACCCTTGCCGCGCAGCTTGGAGAAGTCCTGACGTCCCGTCAGAAGTTTGTGTACGTAGCTCTGATGGCCGGTGTCCCAGAGAATGCGGTCGACCGGTGACTCGAAGACCCGGTGGAGCGCGATGGAGAGTTCCACCACCCCCAGATTGGGCCCGAGATGGCCGCCGGTCCTGGCGACCGCATGCACCAGGAACTCGCGTATCTCGTCGGACAGTTCACCGAGTTCCGCCTCGGACAGCGCCTTCAGGTCGCGTGGTCCCCGGATGTTCTCCAGAATCGTCACGCTCGGGCCCCCTCTTCTTCCATACTCGTCCGCCCGTGCTGTTCAGCTCACGGTGACCGCCGGTTCCCCCGACGCGACACCGCCCTGCTCCATCTGTTCGGCGATCTTCATCGCCTCCTCGATCAGGGTCTCCACGATCTTCGACTCGGGCACGGTCTTGATGACCTCGCCCTTCACGAAGATCTGCCCCTTCCCGTTGCCGGAGGCGACCCCGAGATCCGCCTCCCGCGCCTCGCCGGGGCCGTTGACCACACACCCCATGACCGCGACGCGCAGCGGCACTTCCATGCCCTCCAACCCGGCCGTGACCTGGTCGGCGAGCTTGTAGACGTCGACCTGGGCACGTCCGCAGGACGGGCAGGACACGATCTCCAGCCGCCGTTGCCGCAGGTTCAGCGATTCCAGGATCTGGATGCCGACCTTGACCTCCTCGACCGGCGGCGCGGACAGTGAGACGCGGATCGTGTCGCCGATGCCCTCGCTCAGCAACGCCCCGAAGGCGACAGCGGACTTGATGGTCCCCTGGAAGGTGGGACCGGCCTCGGTGACGCCCAGGTGCAGCGGGTAGTCGCACCGTTCGGCGAGCAGCCGGTAGGCGTTGACCATGATGACCGGGTCGTTGTGCTTGACCGAGATCTTGATGTCCCGGAAGCCGTGCTCCTCGAAGAGCGACGCCTCCCACAGCGCCGACTCGACGAGCGCCTCGGGTGTCGCCTTGCCGTACTTCTGGAGCAACCGCCGGTCCAGCGAACCGGCGTTGACCCCGATCCGGATCGGCGTGCCGTGCTCCTTGGCGGCGCGCGCGATCTCCTTCACCTTGTCGTCGAACTGCTTGATGTTGCCGGGATTGACGCGGACGGCCGCGCAGCCCGCCTCGATCGCGGCGAACACGTACTTCGGCTGGAAGTGGATGTCGGCGATCACCGGGATCTGCGACTTGCGCGCGATCGTCGCCAGCGCGTCCGCGTCGTCCTGCGTGGGGCAGGCGACGCGGACGATCTGGCAGCCGGACGCGGTGAGTTCGGCGATCTGCTGGAGTGTGGCGCCGATGTCCGACGTACGCGTCGTCGTCATCGACTGCACCGACACCGGGGCCCCGCCCCCGACCGCCACCGGCCCGACCTCGATGCGCCGGGAGACCCGGCGATCGGCGATCGGACGGACCGGTACCTCGGGAACGCCCAAGGAGACAGCGGTCACGACCTCACTCCCGGTTTCCGGCGACGGTCTCGCGCATGGCGCGCAGGGACTCCTTCAGGGAACCCATGGTGGCCATGACGGCCGTCGGCTCGTAGCCGCAGTGCGCCATGCAGTTGGCGCACCGGTCGTCCTTGCCGCGACCGTAGGCGTCCCAGTCGGTCTTCTCGATGAGGTCCTTGTACGTCGTCACGTACCCGTCGGCCATCAGGTAGCAGGGCTTCTGCCAGCCGAACAGCGAGTAGTTCGGGATCGCCCACGCCGTGCACGGGAAGTCGACCTTGCCCTCCAGGAAGTCCAGGAAGAGCGGGGAGTGGTTGAGCCGCCAGCGCCGCCGGTTGCCGCCCGCAAAGGCCTTTTTGAACAGCTCGCGGGTCTGCGTGACGCCGAGGAAGTGCTCCTGGTCCGGGGCCTTCTCGTAGGCGTAGGCGGGCGAGATCATCATCTCGTCGACCTGGAGGTCGTCGTTGAGGAAGTTGAGCACCTCGATGATGGTCTGCGGGGTGTCGGTGTTGAAGAAGGTCGAGTTGGTGGTGACCCGGAAACCCCGCTTCTTGGCCTCCTTGATGGCGGCCACGGCCTCGTCGAACACTCCCTCCTTCGCGACGGACTCGTCGTGCCGCTCACGCAGCCCGTCGATGTGCACGGCGAACGCGAAGTACGGCGAGGGCGTGAACTTGTCCATCTTCTTGCGCAGCAGCACGGCGTTGGTGCAGAGGAAGACGTACTTCTTCTTCGCCACCAACTGCCGCACGATCTCGTCGATGTGAGGGTGCATCAGGGGTTCGCCGCCCGCGATGGACACCATGGGCGCCCCGGACTCCAGCACCGCCCCGACGGCCTGGGCGACCGGCATGCGCTGCTTGAGCACACCGGCCGGGTGCTGGATCTTGCCGCAGCCCTCGCACTTGAGGTTGCAGGCGTAGAGAGGTTCGAGCTCGACGATCAGCGGGAATTTGTCCCGCTTGCGGAGTTTCTGTTCGGCCAAATACGTAGCGACCTTGATGGTCTGGCGGAGCGGCATGGCCATCGGGCTCACCTCCTGGGGAGCAGCAAGGAACGGTGCCATTCGACAAATGCGGGAAGGACCGAACGAAGAACGCGGAAAGCCGATATTCCACCGCGAAGCGTGCCGATCCGGACGAGTTCATGTTCTGGAGCGTCCACGACCACCCGTACGGCCGCAACCGGGCGCACGCCCGTGCGCCCGGCGCTGTGCAGCGTGGCCGCCGACTCCATGTCGACCGCGATTGCGCCGGTCGCGAGCAGATCCGACCGCTCGTGACCGCGGACGACGTGATCGGATCCGGTGAGAGGGCCGGTGTGGACGGTGCGCCCGGGTACGGCACGCACCAGTTCCTTGACGAGCAGTTCGGTGCCGACACAGCGGGTGGCGCCGCGCGGATCCCGGGTCTCCTCGGCGACCACCAGGTCACCGGGGTGCATACCGGGGGCGAGCCCCGCGCAGAAGCCGGTGGCCAGCACTGCGGCGTCGCGCAGCGCCGGGTCGGCGAGGGCTCGGGTGACGGCCGCCTCGGCCGCCGCGGGCCCCATTCCCGTACGCAGCACGGTGACGGGCCCGGCGCCGCGTGAGCCCCTGCGCAGGGCGAGCCGTTCGATGCCGAGCGCGCAGGCGATCAGCAGCGGGGCCGACTCGGGCTGCCTGTCCATCAGCCCACCTCGACCTTGGCGAAGGGTTCCCCGTGGACATACCGGCCGAGCGCGGTGAGCGGGAAGACCTGACGGTAGAGGTGGTAGTTGATCGAGAAGTCCCAGGGGAAGCCGGTGCCGGTGAAGTGCGGCTCGTCCCAGGAGCCGTCCGGCAGCTGGGTCGCCGCGAGCCACTCGACACCGCGTTCGACGGTCTTCGAGTCGTGTTCCCCGGCGGCCAGCAGGGCGAGCAGCGCCCAGGCCGTCTGGGAGGGGGTCGAGGCGCCCCGGCCGCTCCAGCCCGCGCTGTCGTCGTAGGAGCGCAGGTCCTCGCCCCAGCCGCCGTCGTCGTTCTGGACCTTCTCCAGCCAGCCCACCGCGCGCCGGATCGCCGGGTGCGCGGCGGACAGGCCGGCGGCGGTCAGCGCGGGCACCACCGAGCCGGTGCCGTAGACGTAGTTGACGCCCCAGCGGCCGAACCAGGCGCCGCCCGGCTCCTGTTCGGCGAGCAGCCACTCGATGCCGCGCCGGGTGCGCGGATCGTGGGACATGCCCTCGACGGCGAGCATCTCCACGACGTGCGCGGTGACGTCGGCGGACGGCGGGTCGATGACCTCGCCGAAGTCGCAGAACGGCAGCTTGTTGGGGAGCGTGCTGGTGTTGTCGACGTCGAAGGCGCCCCAGGCGCCGTTCTTCGACTGCATCCCGAGGTTCCAGCGGACCCCGCGCCCGATGGCCTTCTCGACCCGCTCCGGGTCGTGGTGCCGGACGCGGCGCAGCGCGAGGACGACCTCGGCGGTGTCGTCGATGTCGGGGTAGTTGTCGTTGTGGAACTCGAACGCCCAGCCGCCCGGCGGCAGTTCGGGCCGGCGTACGGACCAGTCGCCTGGCCGGACCACCTGCTCACCCAGCATCCAGTCGGCGGCCTTGACCAGTTGGGGATGGTCGGCGGGCAGGCCCGCGTCGGCGAGTGCGATGACGGCGAGACAGGTGTCCCACACCGGCGACTGGCAGGCCTCGATCATCCGGGCCCCGTCCTCGCGCCACACCGTGAAGCGGTCCAGGGAGTCCAGCCCTGCCCGCATGACGGGGTGTTCGAGGTCGTAGCCGAGCAGGTGCAGAGCGATCACCGAGTAGACGGCGGGCGGCTGGATGCCTCCCCAGCAGCCGTCGTTCTCCTGGCGCTCGATGATCCAGCGGGCGGCGGCGTTCATGGCCGCCTTGCGCAGTCGGCGCACCGCAACCTTGCGATAGCCGTGCAGAACCCTGTCGAGACGCTGGAAGGCGCCGTCCCAACTGGCCAGCGGCGCGAAGGACTTGCCCGGGTTAGGCAGGTCGGGGTCGGTGTGCAGCTCGTCGAGCGGGAAGGGCGCCGGGCGGACCGGGCGTTTCGCGCTGACGATGGTGAGCGGCACGATGGTCTGCCGGGCCCAGCAGCCGAAGTCGTAGATGTTGAGCGGCATCCACTTCGGGAAGTAGATGAGTTCCGGCGGGAGTTCGGGGAGGTCGTCCCACTTCCACCAGCCGAACAGGGCCAGCCAGATCCGGGTGAAGACCCGGGCGGCGGCGATGCCTCCCCGGTCGCGGATCCAGGCGGACGCCTTCGCCATATGCGGCGCTTCTGGTGCGTCCCCGGCCAGCCGCAGGGCGACGTACGCCTCGATGGTGGCGGAGAGTTCGGCGGGTCCGCCGTAGAAGGTGGCCCAGGTGCCGTCGTCGCGCTGTTCACCGCGGATGAACAACGCGGCTGCCTGGGTGGTCTGTTCGTCGCGGATGCCCAGGAATTGACGGAGCAGCAGGTCCTCGGCGTCCATCGTGACGTTGGTCTCGAGGTCGCCCTTCCACCAGCCCTGGGCGTCCTGTCGCGCCAGCAGATGATCGGTGGCACGCCTCATGGCGTGCTCGGCGGCATCCTGAACCCCTGCTGCCACTGGGGCGTTGGTGTCGGTGTCGGTTTCGCTGGCCGCGGCAGCGCGGGGCGGCAGTGCTCCGGTGCTTCCGTCGGTCGTCGCTGTCATGGCTTCCCCTTCGTGCAGTGGCATGTCTCTGCTGATTGGGTCCGCCGTCGGCCGGTGCGCCGCTGAACGCGGCGCCGGCCGGCGACTACGCGAGGCTTATTCGACCGATAGCGATCATCTCTTTCGTACGACGACGAAGTCAGCGAGCGCCGTGAACTGCGCACGCACCCGGTCGGGCATGTCGATGGCGCTCAGCGCGTCGACGGCGATGGTGTGCTGTCGGCGCGCCTCCCCGGCGGTCCACTCCCGGCCGCCCGCCTGTTCGATCAGGGCGGCGCGGGCGGCGAACTCCTTCTCGGAGAAGTTCTCGAAGTCGCTGCTCTTCGCGTCGGCGGCGAGGAGTTCGCCGAGCCGCTCGGCGGCCGGGCCGCTCGCCGCGAGGGCGGCGACCACGGGCAGGGACTTCTTGCGCTGGCGCAGGTCGCTCCAGGTCTGCTTGCCGGTGGCCTCCGGGTCGCCCCAGATGCCGAGGAGGTCGTCGACGGCCTGGAAGGCCAGGCCGAGGTGGTAGCCGTACTTCTCCAGGGTGTCGGCGGTGTGGTCGTCCGCGCCGCCGAGGACCGCGCCGATGGAGCTGGCGCAGGCGAGCAGGGCGCCGGTCTTGTTGCCCTCCATCTCCAGACACTCCTCGACGCTGACGCGGTCGCGGTGCTCGTAGGAGATGTCCTGTGCCTGGCCGTCGATGAGGGCGCGGGTCGCGGTGGTGAGGCGGCGGGTGGCGCGGCCGGCCTCGACGGTGCCGAGTTCCAGGAGGATCTCGTTGGCCAGCGCGAACAGGGCGTCACCGACCAGGATGGCCTGGGCGGGACCGTGCACCTTCCAGACGGTGTCGCGGTGGCGGCGCTGTTCGTCGCCGTCCATCAGGTCGTCGTGCAGCAGCGAGAAGTTGTGCACCAGCTCGACGGCGACCGCGCCGGGGATGCCGACCTCGGGGTCGGCGCCGGTGACCTCGGCGGACAGCACGGCGAGCGCGGGGCGTACGGCCTTGCCGCCGTCGCCGGCGGCGGGCCTGCCCTGGGCGTCGATCCAGCCGAAGTGGTAGGCGGAGACGGTGTCCATGGGCGCCGCGAGACGGTCGATCGCCGCCCGCAGTACCGGAGTGGCCAGGGTCCGGCCGCGCTCCAGGAGCGCGGTCACGTCCACCGCGGTCCCTCGAGCGGCCTTCGGAGCCGGGGGCACAGTGGGCACAGTCTCTCCTCTTGTTCCGGTGCTGGGGGTGCGGGGACCTGCCGCGTGCTGATGGTCGAGCATCAAGCTGCCTCCTCCACGTCGAAGAGGTGGTGGCGGGGCCGGCCCAGGACGCCCAGCGCGGCGCCGGCCGCACTGACGCCGCTGCGGACCGCACTCTCCATGGTCGCGGGCCACCCGGTGGCGGTCCACGAACCGGCCAGGTACAGGCCGGGGGTTCGGGTACGGGCGCCGGGCCGCAGCCGCCCGACGCCGGGGGTGGGGGCGAACGTCGCTGTCCGCTCCCGGGTGACGAAGAAATCCCGTACTTCGGCGCCCCGCGCGCGGGGCAACAGCCGCTCCAGCTCCGGCAGATACCGCTCGCGCAGCGCCGCCACGGGTTCGTCGATCTCGTCGTGCGCGGCCGACTGCGACAGCGCCAGGTACTGGCCGTCGCCGCCGAGTCCGGACGCCTCGGTCCGGTCGAAGACCCACTGCACGGGGCTGCCGAGCGCCGCGACGAACGGTGTGCTCAGCACCTTCCGGTCGTACACCACATGCACGTTGAGGATCGGTGCGGTGCCGATCTCCAGCAGCCGTTCGGGGGCGTCGAGCGCGCCCTGCGGCAGGAGATCGTGCGCCTCGCGCTGGGCGACGGCGAGTACGACGACGTCCGCGTCGAGCGTCTCGCCGGGAACCTGAACGCTCCAGCGGCCGTTCTCGTCGTGTTGGATGGAGGTGACGCGTGTACGGACTTCGGTACGCACGCCCGCGGAGTCGAGCGCCTTGCGGGCCAGAGTGTCGTGCAGTTCGCCCAGCGGGACACGCGCCCAGCCGATGTCGGCCGCGCCCGGGTCGGACAGCAGACCGGTCTTGAACACCATCGCGGCGAGCCCCAGGGACGAGTCCCCGGCCACCGCGTTGAGGGTGGCGACCCCCACCAGGTCCCACAGTGCCTCGACGGCACGCTCCGACTGACCGTGCGCGGCCAGCCAGCTGCCGAAGTCCTGCGCGTCCAGCGCAGGGTCGGCGAGGTCGAGCGCCTTGAGCGCGAGTGCGGCACGCCCCACTCTGGCGCGTTCGGCAAGTGACAGGTGCGGATACGTGGCCAGGCTGCGCCCGAGATGCAGAGGTACGGGCAGTGCGTCGCGCCGAAGTCTCCCCAGGCGCCGCCCGACGGGCTTCGCCAGGTCGACGACAGGCACGTCGAGCCGGGCCTGCACCGGAGCGAGCGCCGCGCCGTCGATGCGGTCGAGGAACCAGCGGTAGGCGGTGCAGCAACGCAGGTACACATGCTGGCCGTTGTCCACGGTGAGTCCGTCGCGCTGGAAGGAGAAGGCGAGCCCGCCGAGCCGGGGCCGGCCTTCGAGCAGCGTGACGCGGACGCCGGCGTCGGCGAGCGAGAGCGCCGCTGTGATGCCTGCCAGCCCGCCGCCGACCACCACGGCACTCTTCTCACCGCGGTGGCCCGGACGTTCCCCGGGCTGCGTACCCTCGCTCATCGCACACTCCCCCTTGTGCACCGGCCGTGCCGGATGACCGTCGCACGGCAGGCCGTTGAAGTCAGGGACGCCGTCCCCGACCGGAGGGTTGCGCGCCGTTTCGCGGCGGGCGCATCACCTTGGACCGAATTGTCCATCAGGTGAGCCTCCTGACGGTCCGCCGGGACACATGCCGGGCGTCGAGACCGGACAGGCCGCGCACCGCGACATACGCCTTCTCGCGTCCGGGCAGCGAGACCCGGCCGCGCAGCACGGCCTCCGGCTCGCGCTCGATACGGTCGAGGAGCCGTCGGTAGATGCCGGCCATGGCGGCGACACAGGCGCCGCTGCGCCGGTCGAGCATGGGCAGCAGCCGGTAGCCCTCGGCGAACAGGGCACGGGCGCGCCGCACTTCGAAGTGGACGAGGCCCGCGAAGTCGGAGCCCTCCGGCGGCCTCGGACCGCTGAACCCGGCCGAGCAGCCGAACTTGGCGAGGTCGTCGGCGGGCAGATAGATCCGCCCGCTGTCGGCGTCCTCGCGGACGTCCCGCAGGATGTTGGTGAGCTGGAGCGCCAGCCCCAGCGTGTCGGCGTACTCGGAGGCGCGTTCTGCCCCTCGCGCGCCCCGCTCCGTACCGAACACGCCCAACGACAGCCGCCCGATGGCCCCGGCCACACAACGGCAGTAGACCTTCAGGTCGTCCCAGGTCTCGTACGTCTCACCGCGTACGTCCATCACGACGCCGTCGATGAGTTCGTCGAGGCCGCCGAGCGGGATCGGGAAGTGTGTCCCCGCGTGACTGAGGGCGACCGCGACGGGATCGGTGTCGTCCTCGTCGACCGCGCCCTCGCGCACCCGGTTGAGCAGTGCTCTGGTGTCCTCCAGCCGCGCCGCCTTCACCTCGGGAGCCAGCGTGCCGTCACCGATGTCGTCGACGCGCCGTGAGAACGCGTACAGGGCCGACATCGCACGCCGCTTCGGCGTCGGCAGCAGTCTGATGCCGTACGCGAAGTTGCGGGCCTGCTGCCCGGTGATGGACTCGCAGTAGCTGTAGGCGGCGAGTACCGGTGCGGACACGTGTGGTTCCGACTCCACGCTCCGGATCACCCCTTTCCTCGCAGGGTTGTGCCCACCTCGCGCAGCAACTGGATCCTGCCGGGCTTGGGCGGGCCGGGAAGTACGTCGTATTCGGCGGCGGCGATCGCTCGGACCGCCGCCTTCCCTCCCGCCACGAAACCCGCGAGCAGCAGCTTCAGCCTGCCGTGGACGCTACCCACGAGAGGGGTGCCTTCATTCAGCAGGCCACGCGCGCGTTCCGCTTCGTATGCGATCAGTGCGCGCACCGATGCACCCGCGGTGGGGGCGGCGAGATCCGTCTCCTGGACGTGAAAGCGCTTCAGGTCCTGGGCGGGCAGATAGATCCGGTCGCGGCCGAGGTCCTCGGCGACGTCCTGGAGGTGTTCGACGATCTGGAGAGCCGTACACACGGCGTCGGAGCGACGGATCCGCTCGGGCGTCGCGGTGCCGGTGACGGCGAGGACGAGGCGGCCGACGGGGTTGGCGGACAGCTCGCAGTAGGCGAGGAGGTCGTCGTAGGTCTCGTACCGCTTGACCAGCTGGTCCTGGCGGTTGGCGGCGATCAGGCCGAGGAAGGGCTCGGGCGTGAGGGCGCGGCGGCGCACGGTCGGCTGGAGCCGGCGCAGCAGGGGGTGGTGCGGGGTGGCGTCGAAGACCCTGCGCAGGTCGGCCTCGAAGGCGTCGAGAAGGACGAGCCGGTCATCGGCCTCTTCCGGGGCGACGCCCAGCAGTCGGGCGTCGGCGCCACCGGGGGCCAGGTCGCCGTCGCCGATGTCGTCGACGAGGCGGGCGAAGCCGTAGACGGCCATGAGGTCGGTGCGCCAGGCCCTGGGCAGGAAG
Protein-coding sequences here:
- the ispG gene encoding flavodoxin-dependent (E)-4-hydroxy-3-methylbut-2-enyl-diphosphate synthase gives rise to the protein MTAVSLGVPEVPVRPIADRRVSRRIEVGPVAVGGGAPVSVQSMTTTRTSDIGATLQQIAELTASGCQIVRVACPTQDDADALATIARKSQIPVIADIHFQPKYVFAAIEAGCAAVRVNPGNIKQFDDKVKEIARAAKEHGTPIRIGVNAGSLDRRLLQKYGKATPEALVESALWEASLFEEHGFRDIKISVKHNDPVIMVNAYRLLAERCDYPLHLGVTEAGPTFQGTIKSAVAFGALLSEGIGDTIRVSLSAPPVEEVKVGIQILESLNLRQRRLEIVSCPSCGRAQVDVYKLADQVTAGLEGMEVPLRVAVMGCVVNGPGEAREADLGVASGNGKGQIFVKGEVIKTVPESKIVETLIEEAMKIAEQMEQGGVASGEPAVTVS
- the hpnH gene encoding adenosyl-hopene transferase HpnH, which gives rise to MAMPLRQTIKVATYLAEQKLRKRDKFPLIVELEPLYACNLKCEGCGKIQHPAGVLKQRMPVAQAVGAVLESGAPMVSIAGGEPLMHPHIDEIVRQLVAKKKYVFLCTNAVLLRKKMDKFTPSPYFAFAVHIDGLRERHDESVAKEGVFDEAVAAIKEAKKRGFRVTTNSTFFNTDTPQTIIEVLNFLNDDLQVDEMMISPAYAYEKAPDQEHFLGVTQTRELFKKAFAGGNRRRWRLNHSPLFLDFLEGKVDFPCTAWAIPNYSLFGWQKPCYLMADGYVTTYKDLIEKTDWDAYGRGKDDRCANCMAHCGYEPTAVMATMGSLKESLRAMRETVAGNRE
- a CDS encoding phosphorylase family protein, whose product is MDRQPESAPLLIACALGIERLALRRGSRGAGPVTVLRTGMGPAAAEAAVTRALADPALRDAAVLATGFCAGLAPGMHPGDLVVAEETRDPRGATRCVGTELLVKELVRAVPGRTVHTGPLTGSDHVVRGHERSDLLATGAIAVDMESAATLHSAGRTGVRPVAAVRVVVDAPEHELVRIGTLRGGISAFRVLRSVLPAFVEWHRSLLLPRR
- the shc gene encoding squalene--hopene cyclase, with protein sequence MTATTDGSTGALPPRAAAASETDTDTNAPVAAGVQDAAEHAMRRATDHLLARQDAQGWWKGDLETNVTMDAEDLLLRQFLGIRDEQTTQAAALFIRGEQRDDGTWATFYGGPAELSATIEAYVALRLAGDAPEAPHMAKASAWIRDRGGIAAARVFTRIWLALFGWWKWDDLPELPPELIYFPKWMPLNIYDFGCWARQTIVPLTIVSAKRPVRPAPFPLDELHTDPDLPNPGKSFAPLASWDGAFQRLDRVLHGYRKVAVRRLRKAAMNAAARWIIERQENDGCWGGIQPPAVYSVIALHLLGYDLEHPVMRAGLDSLDRFTVWREDGARMIEACQSPVWDTCLAVIALADAGLPADHPQLVKAADWMLGEQVVRPGDWSVRRPELPPGGWAFEFHNDNYPDIDDTAEVVLALRRVRHHDPERVEKAIGRGVRWNLGMQSKNGAWGAFDVDNTSTLPNKLPFCDFGEVIDPPSADVTAHVVEMLAVEGMSHDPRTRRGIEWLLAEQEPGGAWFGRWGVNYVYGTGSVVPALTAAGLSAAHPAIRRAVGWLEKVQNDDGGWGEDLRSYDDSAGWSGRGASTPSQTAWALLALLAAGEHDSKTVERGVEWLAATQLPDGSWDEPHFTGTGFPWDFSINYHLYRQVFPLTALGRYVHGEPFAKVEVG
- a CDS encoding polyprenyl synthetase family protein; this translates as MPTVPPAPKAARGTAVDVTALLERGRTLATPVLRAAIDRLAAPMDTVSAYHFGWIDAQGRPAAGDGGKAVRPALAVLSAEVTGADPEVGIPGAVAVELVHNFSLLHDDLMDGDEQRRHRDTVWKVHGPAQAILVGDALFALANEILLELGTVEAGRATRRLTTATRALIDGQAQDISYEHRDRVSVEECLEMEGNKTGALLACASSIGAVLGGADDHTADTLEKYGYHLGLAFQAVDDLLGIWGDPEATGKQTWSDLRQRKKSLPVVAALAASGPAAERLGELLAADAKSSDFENFSEKEFAARAALIEQAGGREWTAGEARRQHTIAVDALSAIDMPDRVRAQFTALADFVVVRKR
- the hpnE gene encoding hydroxysqualene dehydroxylase HpnE; amino-acid sequence: MSEGTQPGERPGHRGEKSAVVVGGGLAGITAALSLADAGVRVTLLEGRPRLGGLAFSFQRDGLTVDNGQHVYLRCCTAYRWFLDRIDGAALAPVQARLDVPVVDLAKPVGRRLGRLRRDALPVPLHLGRSLATYPHLSLAERARVGRAALALKALDLADPALDAQDFGSWLAAHGQSERAVEALWDLVGVATLNAVAGDSSLGLAAMVFKTGLLSDPGAADIGWARVPLGELHDTLARKALDSAGVRTEVRTRVTSIQHDENGRWSVQVPGETLDADVVVLAVAQREAHDLLPQGALDAPERLLEIGTAPILNVHVVYDRKVLSTPFVAALGSPVQWVFDRTEASGLGGDGQYLALSQSAAHDEIDEPVAALRERYLPELERLLPRARGAEVRDFFVTRERTATFAPTPGVGRLRPGARTRTPGLYLAGSWTATGWPATMESAVRSGVSAAGAALGVLGRPRHHLFDVEEAA
- a CDS encoding DUF6380 family protein, with translation MDNSVQGDAPAAKRRATLRSGTASLTSTACRATVIRHGRCTRGSVR
- the hpnD gene encoding presqualene diphosphate synthase HpnD, translating into MIRSVESEPHVSAPVLAAYSYCESITGQQARNFAYGIRLLPTPKRRAMSALYAFSRRVDDIGDGTLAPEVKAARLEDTRALLNRVREGAVDEDDTDPVAVALSHAGTHFPIPLGGLDELIDGVVMDVRGETYETWDDLKVYCRCVAGAIGRLSLGVFGTERGARGAERASEYADTLGLALQLTNILRDVREDADSGRIYLPADDLAKFGCSAGFSGPRPPEGSDFAGLVHFEVRRARALFAEGYRLLPMLDRRSGACVAAMAGIYRRLLDRIEREPEAVLRGRVSLPGREKAYVAVRGLSGLDARHVSRRTVRRLT
- the hpnC gene encoding squalene synthase HpnC, which translates into the protein MTATGHTRTDDPERGTLDKAADENFPVAPFFLPRAWRTDLMAVYGFARLVDDIGDGDLAPGGADARLLGVAPEEADDRLVLLDAFEADLRRVFDATPHHPLLRRLQPTVRRRALTPEPFLGLIAANRQDQLVKRYETYDDLLAYCELSANPVGRLVLAVTGTATPERIRRSDAVCTALQIVEHLQDVAEDLGRDRIYLPAQDLKRFHVQETDLAAPTAGASVRALIAYEAERARGLLNEGTPLVGSVHGRLKLLLAGFVAGGKAAVRAIAAAEYDVLPGPPKPGRIQLLREVGTTLRGKG